In Agrobacterium sp. RAC06, a single window of DNA contains:
- a CDS encoding M20 family metallopeptidase has translation MVAMLRPEMERLRLSPRVEEFLAGRPNISGRRPGAGTGPDLLFIGHTDVVHPRDWRDYWAGHAQQDPFGAAVVDGELWGRGAADLKAGICTALAALDLIDRSGIRLAGSVSYAFVGDEESGETGTGISAGMRQWANSVTSGKLPRPDLAVYVEPTRLQVLPTQIGFYIADVKLTGQAAYFGRPDLGRDALRAAHRVLQAIWDHSDQLSTAREHPLLGRAFTLVTGLEAGGLIAVPGECRFSMIGKLLPGDSLDRATAELEAVIRAATPADIGIEIVFPAGRDHPRGGSPAGIAVDHDLVRTLSNCIASVRPDRGGIEGAPFWSEMPFLTQTIGIPAVYCAPGDISICHTNFERVPLKDYHDGILAFAAFIATTCGILPE, from the coding sequence ATGGTTGCGATGCTGCGGCCCGAGATGGAGCGCCTTCGCCTTTCACCACGTGTCGAGGAATTCCTCGCGGGCCGCCCCAACATAAGCGGGCGACGACCCGGCGCAGGAACAGGTCCGGACCTGCTGTTCATTGGGCATACCGATGTGGTCCACCCTCGCGACTGGAGGGATTATTGGGCTGGTCACGCCCAGCAAGACCCGTTTGGTGCGGCAGTCGTCGATGGCGAACTTTGGGGGCGTGGTGCTGCCGATCTTAAAGCAGGCATATGCACTGCGCTGGCCGCGTTGGACTTGATTGACCGGTCGGGCATCCGTCTCGCAGGCAGCGTCTCATATGCTTTCGTCGGCGACGAAGAGAGCGGCGAGACTGGAACGGGCATCAGCGCGGGCATGCGGCAATGGGCCAATTCCGTCACCTCTGGCAAACTTCCCCGCCCTGACCTTGCTGTCTATGTCGAGCCGACACGATTGCAGGTGCTGCCTACGCAGATAGGGTTTTACATCGCGGACGTGAAGCTAACCGGACAAGCGGCCTACTTTGGTCGCCCCGATCTTGGCCGGGACGCATTGCGGGCCGCGCACAGAGTTTTGCAGGCGATTTGGGATCATTCCGACCAGCTTTCAACAGCCCGCGAGCATCCGCTACTGGGTCGGGCCTTCACATTGGTTACAGGGCTTGAGGCCGGCGGCCTGATCGCAGTACCTGGCGAATGCCGTTTCTCTATGATCGGCAAGCTGCTGCCGGGTGACAGCCTTGATCGCGCGACCGCCGAACTCGAAGCGGTGATCCGCGCAGCGACCCCGGCGGATATCGGCATCGAGATCGTCTTTCCAGCTGGGCGTGACCATCCACGCGGCGGATCGCCTGCCGGCATTGCGGTTGATCATGACTTGGTCAGGACCTTGTCCAACTGCATTGCATCTGTCCGCCCGGATCGCGGCGGCATCGAAGGGGCACCGTTCTGGTCGGAAATGCCCTTCCTCACACAGACGATCGGCATCCCGGCTGTCTACTGCGCGCCCGGTGACATCTCGATCTGCCACACCAACTTCGAGCGGGTGCCGCTGAAGGACTACCACGACGGCATTCTGGCCTTCGCGGCTTTCATCGCCACCACTTGCGGAATCCTGCCCGAGTGA
- a CDS encoding substrate-binding domain-containing protein yields MKIATRKLLASLSVLTLLALPASAQTVGPSGEAATPASEITLDEAQAAELKVKGLKAALLWHDQADFVNAVTAGATDEFTRLGIEVVATTSAGFDSAKQLADVETTMALKPNIILSLPLDPVASAAAFKKASEAGIKLVFLSNLPANYKHPTDYGAIVTDDLFQMGKQAADVLATSMGGKGKVGWIFHDAAYYVTNQRDNAFKTTIQNDYPDMQIVAEAGISDPARAEEIANAMLLQNPDLGGIYVTWAGPAEGVLAALRATSNTTTKIVTLDLSEPIALDMVKGGNVAGIVADEAYELGRAMAAVGARAVLGVENPPFIVAPALTVTKDNVVEGWRKSLHKDAPQSVLDALK; encoded by the coding sequence GTGAAAATTGCGACGAGGAAACTTCTGGCATCGCTTTCGGTGCTCACGCTGCTGGCACTTCCCGCCAGCGCGCAGACCGTTGGGCCATCGGGCGAGGCAGCTACGCCCGCGTCCGAAATCACCTTGGACGAAGCGCAGGCGGCTGAACTTAAAGTCAAGGGTCTGAAGGCGGCCCTGCTCTGGCACGACCAGGCCGACTTCGTGAACGCGGTAACGGCAGGTGCGACTGATGAGTTCACCCGCCTGGGGATCGAAGTTGTCGCTACCACCTCGGCTGGGTTTGATAGCGCCAAGCAGTTGGCCGATGTCGAAACCACGATGGCACTGAAACCCAATATCATTCTGTCGCTGCCTTTGGATCCGGTGGCTTCAGCTGCAGCGTTCAAGAAGGCCAGCGAAGCCGGCATAAAGCTGGTGTTCCTGTCGAACCTGCCTGCTAACTACAAACACCCCACGGATTATGGCGCCATTGTAACAGATGATCTGTTCCAGATGGGCAAACAGGCGGCAGATGTTCTGGCGACTTCGATGGGTGGCAAGGGCAAGGTCGGTTGGATTTTCCATGATGCTGCCTATTACGTCACCAACCAACGCGACAACGCCTTCAAGACCACGATCCAGAATGACTACCCCGACATGCAGATTGTGGCCGAAGCCGGGATCAGCGACCCGGCACGCGCCGAAGAAATCGCCAATGCGATGCTGCTGCAAAACCCTGATCTTGGTGGCATCTACGTCACTTGGGCGGGCCCGGCCGAAGGTGTGCTGGCAGCTCTTCGCGCGACTAGCAACACCACAACCAAGATCGTGACGCTGGACCTGTCGGAACCCATCGCGCTTGACATGGTCAAAGGTGGCAACGTGGCCGGGATCGTCGCTGACGAGGCTTACGAGCTGGGTCGTGCCATGGCGGCCGTTGGTGCCCGCGCCGTCTTGGGGGTCGAAAACCCGCCCTTCATCGTCGCCCCCGCATTGACCGTCACCAAGGATAACGTCGTCGAGGGCTGGCGGAAGTCCCTGCACAAAGACGCGCCGCAGTCAGTGCTCGACGCCTTGAAGTGA
- a CDS encoding ABC transporter permease yields the protein MNFTLPSRAALQGLIVYAGFVLIFLFFSVMLWDRGFLSAQNLTNIVLQTAPATVLAVGLVFVLAAGEIDLSFGAAVALAAIVAAMVMRVYPWPIGVLAGMGTGMAVGLVNGAIVAYARLPSFLVTLATMGVVAGLARELSNLQSIPVTAEPFIAVFGGGRVFGIPSLVLWTMAALVIGHLIFRETRYGAHVLATGDNPRAALVSGIRVVRLRLSVMVLSGACAGLAGLLYAGRLQAARYTLGESDLMTVIAAVIVGGTALSGGRGTIPGALVGSLMMGMLSNGLILMGLSVSWQMIIKGLIVLVAVAVSLREPNR from the coding sequence ATGAACTTTACACTCCCCTCGCGCGCCGCCTTGCAGGGACTGATCGTCTATGCCGGCTTTGTTCTGATCTTCCTTTTCTTCTCGGTTATGCTTTGGGATCGCGGGTTTCTGTCGGCCCAGAACCTGACCAACATCGTCTTGCAGACGGCGCCCGCGACGGTGCTGGCCGTCGGGCTTGTTTTTGTGCTGGCAGCTGGGGAAATCGACCTGTCCTTTGGCGCTGCCGTTGCATTGGCCGCGATCGTCGCGGCCATGGTGATGCGGGTCTATCCTTGGCCTATTGGCGTGCTGGCTGGAATGGGAACCGGCATGGCCGTTGGGCTGGTGAACGGTGCTATTGTCGCCTATGCGCGGCTGCCCTCCTTTCTGGTCACACTGGCCACTATGGGCGTCGTCGCCGGACTGGCGCGTGAGTTGTCGAACCTGCAATCCATTCCTGTCACCGCAGAGCCATTCATCGCTGTCTTCGGCGGCGGCCGCGTTTTCGGCATCCCTTCGCTGGTTCTCTGGACCATGGCAGCGCTGGTAATCGGCCATCTGATCTTTCGGGAAACCCGTTATGGCGCACATGTTCTGGCCACAGGCGACAACCCGAGGGCGGCCCTGGTATCTGGTATACGCGTCGTGCGCCTGCGGCTTTCGGTCATGGTGCTGTCTGGGGCCTGCGCGGGTCTGGCTGGGCTCCTCTATGCAGGCCGCCTACAGGCCGCCCGCTATACCTTGGGTGAGAGCGATCTGATGACGGTGATCGCAGCTGTCATCGTCGGTGGCACAGCTTTGAGCGGCGGTCGGGGGACTATTCCGGGCGCGCTGGTCGGCAGTCTGATGATGGGCATGTTGTCAAATGGGCTGATCCTGATGGGCCTGTCCGTCTCTTGGCAGATGATCATCAAGGGCCTGATCGTACTGGTTGCCGTTGCCGTTTCGTTGCGCGAACCCAACCGCTAA
- a CDS encoding alanine racemase has product MFLDVLRRRNPDFIRTAQSLHQAGMIPANSYVIDLDAVTENARIMRAEGDRLGLKVYAMTKQVSRNTGFSRAVMAGGIDRAVAVDMACAIACQNAGLRIGHLGHLVQVPRAEAAMAARDLAPDYWTVFSDDKAAEAATAAKASGREQALLARVQTQGDTFYRGHEGGFAAEAAVEAARRIDALDGACFAGITTFPAQLYDHASRRVRHTPNLATLQRTADALRRAGFSDLEINAPGTTSLVTLQALAEAGATQVEPGNGLHGTTPLHAVDDLPERPAVLYLTEVSHLHAGRAYCFGGGLYIDPVFPEYDVQALVGPEPTVDAASLRSVEIPPPAAIDYYGMIDATGPTPPRTGDTVVFGFRGQAFVTRAYSVGIAGISTGNPQVISIENIFGQPEPWPRLRKAIS; this is encoded by the coding sequence ATGTTCCTTGACGTCCTGCGCCGCCGCAATCCTGATTTCATCCGGACCGCACAGTCCCTGCATCAGGCCGGAATGATCCCCGCGAATTCTTATGTTATCGATCTGGATGCTGTTACCGAAAACGCTCGCATTATGCGCGCTGAGGGCGACCGACTGGGCCTGAAGGTCTATGCAATGACCAAGCAGGTCAGCCGTAATACTGGGTTTTCCCGCGCTGTGATGGCGGGTGGAATTGACCGGGCGGTGGCCGTAGACATGGCCTGTGCCATCGCATGCCAAAACGCGGGCCTGCGGATCGGCCATCTTGGTCATCTGGTTCAAGTGCCCCGCGCCGAAGCCGCCATGGCCGCGCGTGACCTTGCACCCGACTATTGGACGGTGTTTTCAGACGATAAGGCCGCCGAGGCGGCCACTGCTGCAAAGGCGTCGGGCCGCGAACAAGCCCTTCTTGCCCGCGTCCAAACCCAAGGTGATACGTTTTACCGGGGTCACGAAGGCGGATTTGCAGCTGAAGCTGCGGTTGAGGCCGCGCGCCGGATCGACGCGCTGGATGGCGCGTGCTTCGCCGGGATTACCACCTTCCCAGCGCAGCTTTACGATCATGCCAGCCGTAGAGTGCGCCATACCCCGAACTTGGCCACCCTGCAGCGCACCGCAGATGCGCTACGCCGGGCTGGCTTTTCAGACCTTGAAATCAACGCCCCCGGCACGACATCGCTGGTCACCTTGCAGGCACTGGCCGAAGCAGGCGCGACGCAGGTGGAGCCGGGCAATGGTCTGCATGGCACGACGCCGCTGCATGCAGTGGATGACCTGCCAGAACGTCCCGCCGTTCTTTATCTGACCGAAGTCAGCCACCTGCACGCTGGTCGCGCCTATTGCTTTGGCGGCGGGCTCTACATTGACCCGGTGTTCCCGGAATATGATGTGCAGGCTTTGGTTGGCCCTGAACCGACCGTTGATGCCGCATCCTTGCGGTCGGTTGAAATCCCGCCCCCTGCTGCGATTGACTACTACGGCATGATCGACGCCACCGGGCCAACGCCACCGCGCACCGGCGACACCGTTGTTTTCGGCTTCCGCGGCCAGGCCTTCGTCACTCGCGCCTATTCCGTGGGGATCGCCGGAATCTCGACTGGCAACCCGCAGGTCATATCCATTGAGAATATTTTTGGTCAGCCAGAGCCCTGGCCCCGTTTGCGTAAGGCAATATCATGA
- a CDS encoding ATP-binding cassette domain-containing protein → MTPVLQLKNIRKSFGGVTAIQDFSLDLNAGEVVALVGDNGAGKSTLIKMISGVYPPSSGEILLDGEPASFADASVARERGIEVVYQDLALADQQTVYMNLFLGREPVKGPLRLLDRKRMIAETEALVKELDVRIPSASATIRDLSGGQRQGVAIARATHWAKKLVLLDEPTAALGVAETARVEATIEALKLRKLAIFIISHSLDQVFRLSDRICVLRRGQQIGIRETAKTDKNEIIAMITGVAA, encoded by the coding sequence ATGACCCCAGTTCTGCAACTCAAGAATATCCGCAAGTCATTCGGTGGTGTCACCGCGATTCAGGACTTCTCGCTTGACCTTAATGCGGGGGAAGTGGTGGCTCTGGTAGGAGACAATGGCGCCGGCAAATCCACACTGATCAAGATGATCTCGGGCGTTTACCCCCCATCCTCGGGCGAGATCCTGCTGGATGGTGAACCCGCCAGCTTTGCCGATGCCTCAGTTGCGCGCGAGCGTGGGATCGAAGTGGTCTATCAGGACCTTGCCCTTGCCGACCAACAGACGGTCTACATGAACCTCTTTCTGGGCCGCGAACCCGTGAAAGGCCCACTTCGCCTGCTGGATCGTAAACGGATGATCGCGGAAACCGAGGCTCTGGTGAAGGAACTTGATGTGCGCATCCCTTCGGCCTCCGCTACCATCCGCGACCTGTCGGGTGGTCAAAGGCAGGGTGTCGCCATTGCGCGCGCCACACATTGGGCCAAAAAGCTCGTCCTTCTCGATGAACCCACAGCAGCACTTGGGGTTGCCGAAACCGCACGGGTTGAGGCGACAATTGAGGCGCTGAAGCTACGTAAACTTGCTATTTTCATCATCTCGCATAGCCTTGATCAGGTATTCCGCCTGTCTGATCGCATCTGTGTCCTGCGCCGGGGTCAGCAGATTGGCATCAGGGAAACGGCCAAGACCGACAAGAACGAAATCATCGCCATGATCACAGGGGTTGCGGCATGA
- a CDS encoding transporter substrate-binding protein: protein MKRIVDIGVLLSRSGMYAALSRASRDGVFRGVEEVNADPGLDVSFRVTERDPDGRLDRYAPLCREILRGSGVRHIFGCITSASRKEVIPELERFDGILWYPVPYEGFEASERVAYMHACPNQHLLPLLDWALPTLGKRAYLVGSNYIWGWEMAQIAREKIAAAGGQVLGDRYLPIGDTELDHIISDIRALKPSFILNSLVGDSAYAFLARLAQLKQEAEFVDGLTVLSCNFTECEIEAAGEAAEGLVSAGPWFEPDGGRGGSFYEMARQSVHELALLLHGRAEAEELPLAELLHTALKAGRTTRLDPVHLHARQPAIIARLENGRFQEIRRLPVMRADPYLTQRAQPAYSGSHLKVVS, encoded by the coding sequence ATGAAGCGAATCGTAGACATTGGTGTGCTTTTGTCACGCAGCGGCATGTATGCTGCCTTGTCGCGGGCTAGCCGCGACGGCGTGTTTCGTGGCGTCGAGGAGGTCAATGCCGATCCGGGGCTCGATGTATCCTTCCGCGTCACCGAACGCGACCCTGACGGACGGCTTGACCGTTATGCGCCTCTCTGCCGCGAAATCCTGCGTGGCTCCGGCGTGCGCCATATCTTCGGCTGCATCACATCCGCAAGTCGCAAGGAGGTCATTCCTGAACTCGAGCGCTTCGACGGAATCTTGTGGTACCCAGTGCCTTATGAGGGATTTGAGGCGTCCGAGCGGGTCGCCTACATGCATGCCTGCCCGAACCAGCATCTGCTGCCGCTTCTAGACTGGGCGCTGCCCACGCTGGGAAAGCGCGCCTATCTCGTCGGCTCCAATTATATCTGGGGCTGGGAGATGGCGCAGATCGCGCGCGAGAAGATCGCAGCTGCGGGTGGACAGGTCCTGGGCGATCGCTACCTTCCGATCGGTGACACCGAACTCGACCACATCATCAGTGATATAAGGGCATTGAAGCCGAGCTTCATACTGAACTCGCTCGTCGGCGACAGCGCTTACGCCTTTCTGGCGCGGCTCGCCCAGTTAAAGCAAGAGGCCGAATTCGTCGATGGCTTGACCGTGCTGTCGTGCAACTTCACCGAATGCGAGATCGAGGCGGCAGGCGAGGCGGCCGAAGGGCTGGTTTCGGCCGGTCCGTGGTTCGAGCCAGACGGCGGGAGGGGCGGATCGTTTTACGAGATGGCGCGCCAGTCCGTGCATGAACTGGCCCTGCTTCTGCATGGTCGCGCCGAGGCAGAAGAGCTTCCCCTGGCGGAACTCCTGCACACGGCGCTCAAGGCGGGCCGCACGACGCGCCTTGATCCCGTGCACCTGCATGCGCGCCAGCCGGCGATCATCGCGCGTCTGGAAAATGGTCGGTTTCAGGAGATCAGGCGACTGCCTGTGATGCGTGCTGATCCATACCTCACGCAAAGGGCGCAGCCCGCCTATTCGGGCTCCCACTTGAAAGTGGTGTCATGA